One window of the Terriglobales bacterium genome contains the following:
- a CDS encoding efflux RND transporter permease subunit: MAKFFIRRPIVAIVIAILMTLMGLIAMLGLPTAQFPNIADPMIQVKATYPGADAQTIAESVATPIEQQMSGVSGMNYMYSLSASSGGGSSLYIDFKLGTDVNTDQILAQMRTGQANSQLPSEVVQQGVIVQPGTTAPFMLLDLYSPGGVYDNIFLANYATINLQYALTRIPGVSQVQIFGAGPYAMRIWVNPDRLARLGVTVSDITNAVKAQNKVNPAGQIGGEPVPSGQQFTYNVRAPGRLPTVEEFGEIVVRAQPDGSLLRLKDVARTELGSQYYSYQARLGVADERKPAQPAALIALYLTPGSNALQTRAAVLKMMDESKSRFPQGLDYIVALDTTLAVSEGIHEIYKTLIEALVLVIIVVYIFLQGLRATLIPLLAVPVSLIGTFAVFPLLGFSINTLSLFGLVLAIGLVVDDAIVVVEAVEHNIEHGMSPRDATVKAMEEVSGPVIAIALILSAVFIPTAFVPGITGQLYKQFAVTIAVSVCFSAFNALTLSPALSAMLLRPRKEAWGPIGAFFRWFNRIFGRTTDGYVSWCGHLIRKAGFAFLLLAIITVATGFFGKRLPHGFLPDEDQGYIYAGLQLPDASSLQRSSEAAKEVEKALMETRGVQYVSSVMGYSMLSGVNATYSSFFFVSLKPWEERKTPETSYTGIKAHLQQALSKVSSGVAFSFPPPAIPGVGTSGGATFILEDRSGSGPDFLARNAKLFVAEARKRPELAGVMTTALFGVPQVGVKVDNAKAMTEQVQLSSLYETIQTFMGGALINYFNRFGLQWQVYVQADGDFRSRAENVGKFYVRNATGGMVPLSTLTSTYQRSGPEFMMRYNLFNCVQINAAAASGYSSGQAMAALEDVFHKSMPSEMGFDYMGMSYQEKKAAEGVSASAIFGMAFFVVFLIMAAQYESWSLPFSVLLGTPIAVFGAFITLWGRTLENNVYAQIGLVMLIGLAAKNAILIVEFAKIEFDKGKSPEEAALIGAKLRLRPILMTSFAFILGCVPLWKAAGAGAISRQVLGTCVIGGMLAASILGIFLIPVSFDFVERLAHRKKKEPTPSPEVKAAAA, encoded by the coding sequence ATGGCTAAGTTCTTCATCAGGCGTCCTATCGTTGCCATCGTTATCGCCATCCTGATGACCCTCATGGGCCTCATCGCAATGCTCGGCTTGCCGACGGCACAGTTTCCTAACATCGCCGATCCAATGATCCAGGTGAAAGCGACCTACCCGGGCGCTGACGCGCAAACGATTGCGGAGTCCGTCGCGACGCCCATTGAACAACAGATGTCGGGCGTAAGTGGCATGAACTACATGTATTCACTTAGTGCCAGTTCGGGAGGTGGGAGCAGCTTATACATCGATTTCAAACTGGGAACCGACGTCAACACTGATCAAATTCTCGCGCAGATGCGGACTGGCCAGGCCAACTCTCAACTTCCCAGTGAGGTCGTCCAGCAGGGAGTGATCGTACAGCCCGGTACCACGGCGCCTTTCATGCTGCTCGACCTCTACTCGCCCGGTGGTGTGTACGACAACATTTTTCTCGCAAACTACGCGACGATCAACCTGCAGTATGCGCTAACGCGCATTCCAGGTGTTTCGCAGGTTCAGATTTTCGGCGCCGGGCCCTACGCAATGCGCATTTGGGTGAATCCCGACCGGCTGGCAAGACTTGGGGTTACCGTTTCCGATATCACCAATGCTGTGAAGGCGCAAAACAAAGTCAATCCGGCGGGGCAGATAGGCGGAGAACCCGTTCCCTCCGGTCAGCAATTCACCTACAACGTGCGGGCTCCCGGCCGTCTTCCCACGGTGGAAGAGTTTGGCGAGATTGTCGTGCGCGCGCAACCTGACGGCTCACTCCTGCGGTTGAAGGATGTGGCACGGACCGAATTGGGATCCCAATACTACTCTTATCAAGCGCGGCTAGGAGTTGCAGATGAGCGTAAGCCGGCTCAGCCCGCGGCGCTCATAGCGCTTTACCTGACTCCAGGAAGTAATGCGCTGCAGACCCGAGCTGCCGTCCTCAAGATGATGGACGAATCGAAGAGCAGGTTCCCACAAGGACTGGATTACATCGTCGCCCTCGATACGACACTCGCGGTGAGCGAGGGAATCCATGAGATCTACAAGACCTTAATAGAAGCCTTAGTGCTCGTCATTATCGTTGTTTACATCTTCCTCCAAGGCCTCAGGGCCACACTCATTCCTCTGCTTGCGGTTCCTGTTTCCCTGATTGGAACCTTCGCAGTCTTTCCATTGCTGGGATTCTCGATCAACACTCTATCTCTATTCGGATTGGTTCTGGCGATTGGACTGGTTGTCGATGATGCGATTGTTGTTGTGGAAGCCGTTGAACACAACATTGAGCATGGGATGTCGCCACGCGACGCTACCGTGAAAGCGATGGAGGAAGTCTCCGGACCGGTGATCGCCATCGCCTTGATTCTCTCCGCCGTCTTTATTCCCACAGCTTTTGTCCCTGGCATCACCGGCCAGCTCTACAAGCAGTTCGCAGTAACAATTGCGGTTTCTGTATGCTTCTCGGCGTTCAATGCGCTAACGCTCAGCCCTGCTTTGTCTGCGATGCTGCTTCGTCCACGAAAGGAAGCGTGGGGCCCCATAGGCGCATTCTTCCGCTGGTTCAATCGCATCTTCGGACGCACTACTGATGGATATGTGAGTTGGTGCGGGCACCTGATCCGTAAGGCCGGATTCGCCTTCTTGCTCCTGGCCATAATCACGGTTGCTACCGGTTTCTTCGGTAAGCGTCTGCCGCACGGTTTCTTGCCTGATGAAGATCAGGGATACATCTACGCTGGTCTACAACTGCCGGATGCGTCTTCGCTCCAGCGCTCGTCTGAGGCTGCGAAGGAAGTCGAGAAAGCTCTGATGGAGACGCGCGGCGTGCAGTATGTAAGTTCCGTTATGGGATACAGCATGCTGAGCGGAGTGAACGCTACATACAGTTCCTTTTTCTTTGTCTCTCTGAAGCCCTGGGAAGAACGCAAGACTCCGGAAACGAGTTACACCGGCATTAAAGCCCATTTGCAACAGGCTCTCTCCAAAGTTTCATCAGGAGTTGCCTTCTCGTTTCCGCCACCTGCAATTCCCGGCGTAGGAACTTCGGGCGGGGCAACTTTCATCCTGGAAGACCGGTCGGGCAGTGGTCCGGATTTCCTTGCCAGGAATGCGAAGCTCTTCGTCGCGGAAGCGCGCAAGCGTCCCGAGTTGGCGGGAGTCATGACCACAGCGTTGTTTGGTGTTCCTCAGGTTGGAGTAAAGGTCGACAACGCGAAGGCTATGACCGAGCAGGTTCAACTGAGCAGTCTCTACGAAACCATTCAGACTTTTATGGGTGGCGCGCTTATCAACTACTTCAACCGTTTTGGCTTGCAGTGGCAAGTCTATGTCCAGGCCGATGGTGATTTCCGCTCCCGGGCCGAAAATGTCGGCAAGTTTTATGTGAGAAATGCAACAGGTGGGATGGTTCCATTAAGCACGTTGACCAGCACTTACCAGCGCAGCGGTCCTGAGTTCATGATGCGCTACAACCTGTTCAATTGCGTACAGATCAACGCGGCAGCAGCGTCAGGGTACAGCTCAGGGCAGGCTATGGCAGCGCTGGAAGATGTATTCCACAAGTCGATGCCAAGCGAGATGGGCTTCGATTACATGGGCATGTCCTATCAGGAGAAGAAGGCCGCGGAGGGAGTATCGGCTTCTGCGATTTTCGGAATGGCGTTCTTCGTTGTGTTTCTGATCATGGCCGCGCAGTACGAGAGCTGGTCCTTGCCGTTTAGTGTCCTTTTGGGAACGCCTATCGCGGTGTTTGGAGCCTTTATCACACTCTGGGGACGCACGCTCGAAAACAACGTGTACGCGCAGATCGGGCTGGTCATGCTGATTGGGCTGGCGGCGAAGAATGCGATTCTCATTGTGGAGTTCGCCAAAATCGAATTCGACAAAGGAAAGTCGCCTGAAGAGGCAGCACTCATCGGAGCGAAGCTGCGCCTGAGGCCAATTCTGATGACATCTTTTGCTTTCATTCTTGGCTGCGTGCCGTTATGGAAAGCCGCTGGAGCAGGAGCAATTTCCCGACAAGTTCTGGGCACTTGCGTGATCGGGGGCATGCTCGCGGCATCAATACTGGGAATTTTTCTGATTCCTGTCAGCTTCGACTTCGTCGAGCGACTCGCTCATCGCAAGAAGAAAGAGCCCACACCTTCACCTGAAGTGAAAGCAGCGGCGGCCTAG
- a CDS encoding response regulator transcription factor, whose translation MNKPTVLLADDHTMIAEAFRHLLEPHYQIVATVTDGRALLDTAFELRPDVVVVDIGMPLLNGLSAGQQLKQRMRKTKLVYVTMNEDPDVAAEALRTGASAYLLKSSAASELLKSIHEVLRGGSYITPRIKTSIEDSFIRSNKPKTAEKKLTPRQIEVLQLLAEGKTMKEVGALLSLTARTVAFHKYRIMDVLNFKSNAQLVQFALRNNIVAQDPFSVSKLAPRSATSERNDPERRSA comes from the coding sequence ATGAATAAGCCGACTGTATTGCTTGCTGACGACCACACGATGATCGCCGAAGCATTTCGACATCTGCTCGAGCCCCATTATCAAATTGTAGCTACCGTAACTGATGGTCGCGCACTACTTGACACCGCGTTCGAGCTTAGACCCGATGTAGTAGTAGTAGACATCGGTATGCCGCTGTTAAACGGCTTATCAGCCGGACAACAACTCAAACAAAGGATGCGGAAGACAAAACTCGTCTACGTAACCATGAATGAAGATCCTGATGTTGCCGCCGAAGCTCTTCGGACGGGCGCTTCGGCGTACCTCCTGAAGAGTTCAGCCGCTTCAGAACTTTTGAAGAGTATTCACGAGGTCTTAAGAGGCGGCAGCTACATTACTCCCAGAATTAAGACGTCCATCGAAGACTCCTTTATTCGTTCCAATAAGCCAAAAACTGCCGAGAAGAAGTTGACGCCACGCCAGATCGAAGTTTTGCAGCTTTTGGCTGAGGGTAAGACGATGAAAGAGGTGGGCGCCTTATTGTCTCTTACGGCGCGTACTGTCGCCTTCCACAAATATAGAATCATGGACGTTCTGAATTTCAAGAGCAATGCTCAGTTAGTACAGTTTGCTCTCAGAAATAACATTGTGGCGCAGGATCCATTTTCAGTGAGCAAGCTTGCTCCGCGATCTGCAACATCTGAGCGCAATGACCCGGAACGACGAAGCGCATAG
- a CDS encoding response regulator transcription factor, with protein sequence MLKRIAHRAKVKPQLAKTSVPGQYVLQAEPYEFAPTGGGARPALAPKRPRVLLADDHTLVAEACKNLLEAEFEVVGIVADGRALLRANAVLKPDVIVSDIAMQSLNGLDAGEQIKLGNPDVKLVYVTMIPDPELAAEAFRRGASAYLLKTSAIPELITAVKEALNGRVYISPQVTKDALAEFLRTHKRDHGARSLTPRQREVLQLLAEGRSMKEAASVLNLTTRTVAFHKYRIMAALGLTTNSELVQYAIRNFIIPG encoded by the coding sequence ATGCTTAAACGCATTGCGCACCGCGCCAAAGTGAAGCCTCAACTTGCAAAAACGTCCGTCCCGGGGCAGTACGTGCTCCAGGCTGAACCATATGAGTTCGCTCCAACGGGCGGAGGAGCCAGACCCGCGCTGGCCCCGAAACGTCCTCGCGTGCTTTTGGCCGATGACCACACGTTAGTGGCCGAAGCCTGCAAAAACTTGCTGGAGGCCGAGTTCGAAGTGGTGGGAATTGTCGCGGACGGACGAGCCCTGCTCCGCGCAAATGCGGTATTGAAGCCGGACGTAATTGTGAGCGATATCGCGATGCAATCCCTCAACGGTCTCGATGCGGGAGAGCAGATCAAGCTCGGAAATCCTGATGTAAAGCTTGTGTATGTGACGATGATTCCCGATCCGGAGCTTGCGGCCGAAGCTTTTCGCCGCGGAGCCTCAGCATACTTGCTTAAGACCTCCGCAATTCCCGAATTGATTACCGCCGTGAAAGAAGCGCTCAATGGTCGAGTCTACATTTCACCTCAAGTCACGAAGGACGCCTTAGCGGAGTTTTTAAGAACTCATAAGCGCGACCACGGCGCTAGATCTCTAACTCCGCGCCAGCGAGAAGTGTTGCAGCTCCTCGCAGAAGGCCGATCGATGAAAGAGGCTGCTAGCGTGCTCAATCTCACAACGCGCACTGTGGCATTTCATAAATATCGAATCATGGCAGCTCTCGGACTCACTACGAATTCAGAGCTTGTACAGTATGCGATTCGAAATTTCATTATTCCTGGGTGA
- a CDS encoding class D sortase has translation MKSLFWLDRVLLIVGVVFIAAYVGIRVDSLIHSRAELRAFQQQKQEGKAGNARVDFSLWSPKRIEEYQQALLVDSRRPLAVLRIPKIGLEVPVLEGTDDVTLNRGVGWIPGTARPLESGNIGIAGHRDGFFRGLKDISVGDVLELESAGSYASYSVDEIEIVEPKDAAVLRPRAKPAITLVTCYPFYFVGSAPNRFIVHAALTQTAPAATARVVADHTTAKDENN, from the coding sequence ATGAAATCGCTCTTCTGGCTGGACCGCGTTCTGCTGATTGTGGGCGTCGTCTTCATAGCGGCCTACGTAGGGATTCGTGTCGATAGCCTTATCCACTCGCGAGCCGAACTGCGAGCTTTTCAACAACAAAAGCAGGAAGGCAAAGCCGGAAACGCCAGAGTCGATTTCAGCCTGTGGTCGCCAAAGCGAATCGAGGAATACCAACAGGCCCTGCTCGTGGATTCCCGACGACCATTAGCTGTTTTGCGAATTCCCAAGATTGGATTGGAGGTTCCAGTGCTTGAGGGGACAGATGACGTGACCCTGAACCGCGGAGTTGGTTGGATTCCCGGAACGGCGCGGCCTCTTGAGTCTGGAAACATCGGTATCGCGGGACATCGCGACGGATTCTTTCGAGGACTCAAAGATATCTCGGTGGGTGATGTCCTTGAACTGGAAAGTGCTGGAAGCTACGCGAGCTACTCAGTCGATGAGATTGAAATCGTTGAACCTAAAGATGCAGCCGTTCTTCGCCCGCGAGCCAAACCCGCCATAACCCTGGTCACTTGCTATCCATTTTATTTCGTTGGGAGCGCGCCAAATCGATTCATCGTGCACGCAGCACTCACCCAAACTGCGCCGGCCGCCACTGCTCGGGTTGTAGCTGATCACACCACCGCTAAGGATGAGAACAATTAG
- a CDS encoding efflux RND transporter periplasmic adaptor subunit, whose translation MPFVPRFLSITQSRVNPRVALVVLVTLLAGCGEKQAAGPPPPPDVEVAPVEQRDVPVYGEWVAQLNGPVNSDITPKVQGYLLSQDYVNGSIVRKGQLLFQVDPRPFQAALDQAKADVERAASALSRANNDVQRDTPLAAQSAIPQKQLDDDIANVNSAKAQLAAVKALQEQAELNLGWTKVYSPVDGIAGIANSQVGDLVGTSTKMVTVSQIDPIWAYFNISESLYLDFAPQISRVLTKGKVQTPVSVEFLQANDVPYPFKGKVIFVNREITGGTGTIQLAAAFPNKDAILRPGGFGRVRVQTSTARDALLIPQAAVIEVQSQYQVIVVGTDNKATIRPVKMGDRVETSWIVTQGLQAGERVVVEGIQKIQTLAAQAPREQVKDGVPVNPKQYAAPSAQGN comes from the coding sequence ATGCCGTTTGTCCCGAGATTCTTGTCCATCACGCAGTCTCGAGTAAATCCCAGGGTCGCCTTGGTTGTTCTGGTGACCTTGCTTGCAGGCTGCGGTGAAAAGCAGGCCGCAGGTCCGCCGCCCCCGCCAGATGTTGAAGTAGCGCCGGTGGAACAGCGGGATGTACCCGTCTATGGCGAGTGGGTAGCCCAACTGAACGGTCCTGTAAATTCCGACATCACACCGAAAGTGCAAGGCTATCTTCTCAGCCAGGATTATGTGAACGGCTCCATAGTCAGGAAAGGACAGTTGCTGTTCCAGGTTGATCCACGCCCGTTCCAGGCGGCTCTGGATCAGGCCAAGGCGGACGTAGAGAGAGCCGCATCTGCGCTGTCGAGGGCGAATAACGATGTGCAGCGCGATACGCCGCTTGCAGCACAATCTGCGATTCCGCAAAAACAGCTGGATGACGACATCGCGAATGTGAATTCTGCCAAGGCACAACTCGCCGCGGTTAAGGCCTTACAAGAGCAGGCTGAGTTAAATCTGGGATGGACGAAGGTTTACTCGCCAGTCGACGGCATAGCCGGAATAGCGAACTCGCAGGTTGGCGACCTGGTAGGCACGTCGACGAAGATGGTCACGGTTTCCCAGATTGATCCGATCTGGGCTTACTTCAACATCAGTGAAAGCCTGTATCTCGATTTTGCGCCGCAAATCTCAAGAGTTCTCACCAAGGGAAAGGTTCAAACTCCGGTTTCTGTCGAATTTCTACAGGCCAACGATGTTCCTTATCCGTTCAAAGGAAAGGTTATTTTCGTAAACCGCGAGATTACAGGCGGAACAGGCACCATCCAGTTGGCTGCGGCATTCCCAAATAAGGACGCTATCCTCCGGCCGGGCGGGTTTGGAAGGGTTCGCGTGCAAACCAGCACGGCCAGGGACGCCCTGTTAATTCCGCAAGCTGCTGTCATCGAAGTTCAATCGCAGTATCAGGTAATCGTCGTCGGCACCGACAATAAAGCGACGATCCGGCCAGTGAAAATGGGCGACCGCGTCGAGACAAGCTGGATTGTGACGCAAGGATTGCAGGCCGGCGAACGGGTCGTGGTGGAAGGAATTCAGAAGATCCAGACGCTCGCAGCGCAAGCGCCGCGTGAGCAGGTAAAGGATGGCGTTCCTGTCAATCCGAAGCAATATGCGGCCCCCTCGGCCCAAGGCAACTGA
- a CDS encoding BON domain-containing protein has translation MLARRTLLWSMIASAALLACSHKPNDAKITEDIQSKAAADPVVSGSDVHVTSDKGKVTLTGTTASQAARDQLESIVRQEPGIVDMEDDTSVASATDFASTSGPAMASYREATPPAALRVSPAPPPPPKPIVVPAGTTLTIRTNQALGSKASQTGHVFNGTILTPVTIDGVLVIPTGSEVMGIVKEAKKAGRFKGGAVLRLSLESVTVNGHTYNLQAEEVSQTSTGKGKRTAGVIAGGTGLGAAIGGIAGGGTGAAIGALTGAAAGTIGAGTTGKRDIDLPAEAALSFKLTQPLKLKPA, from the coding sequence ATGCTGGCGCGAAGAACATTGCTATGGTCAATGATTGCAAGTGCTGCACTTCTGGCTTGCTCTCACAAGCCAAATGACGCAAAAATTACGGAAGACATTCAGTCGAAAGCCGCTGCCGACCCGGTTGTCAGTGGTTCAGATGTACACGTCACTTCAGACAAGGGAAAAGTTACTCTAACTGGAACAACGGCAAGCCAGGCCGCACGCGATCAACTTGAAAGCATAGTCAGGCAAGAGCCTGGCATCGTCGACATGGAGGACGACACCTCTGTCGCGTCGGCGACTGATTTTGCATCGACGTCGGGACCGGCGATGGCATCCTATCGTGAAGCTACTCCACCTGCGGCTCTACGCGTTTCTCCAGCTCCTCCGCCTCCACCCAAACCAATTGTAGTTCCGGCAGGAACGACGCTGACGATTCGAACTAATCAGGCGCTCGGGAGTAAGGCCAGTCAAACCGGACACGTTTTCAACGGCACAATCTTGACTCCGGTCACAATCGACGGAGTGTTGGTTATCCCCACTGGATCAGAAGTTATGGGGATCGTCAAAGAAGCAAAGAAGGCTGGACGTTTCAAAGGAGGAGCGGTGTTGAGACTGTCGTTAGAGTCTGTAACCGTGAATGGTCACACCTATAACCTTCAGGCCGAGGAAGTCAGCCAAACCTCCACCGGGAAGGGCAAACGCACAGCAGGCGTGATAGCCGGAGGAACAGGCTTGGGCGCGGCAATCGGTGGAATAGCTGGAGGTGGGACTGGCGCGGCCATCGGAGCACTCACTGGAGCTGCGGCAGGCACGATCGGAGCGGGAACGACAGGAAAGCGAGACATCGATTTGCCTGCAGAGGCCGCTTTGAGCTTCAAACTGACTCAGCCTCTCAAACTGAAACCCGCCTAA
- a CDS encoding VWA domain-containing protein produces the protein MIEAGPCLWRILKTWLYVLSAFLTVLILGCVAYGQMEDPVHIVPRADTHPHAAADATGPLDVGLRPEHRSGRLRVDVDLVLVPVIVTDTFNRPVTGLSKDSFELLDDGQKQNIHFFSLEDGPVSVALVLDISNSMVNRVAVEREALAKFFQNANPDDEYFAIGVSTSPVLLADSTQSIGDIQAQLTLLQPSGYTALLDSIYFALNKLHSARYPRKVILIISDGGENDSRFKFREIKSLAEESDVTVYAIRPVDAIPMFRTIEEKWGNRLLSGITDATGGRTVSLSYNDNIPGAAAAISAELRNQYVLGYHPTEKSNAGRPHKIKVRMTKEHDSSALHLQYRKQYSTR, from the coding sequence ATGATCGAAGCTGGCCCCTGCCTTTGGAGAATTCTCAAGACTTGGCTGTATGTTTTGTCAGCCTTCCTCACTGTGCTGATCCTCGGCTGTGTTGCTTACGGACAGATGGAAGACCCGGTCCACATCGTGCCAAGAGCCGATACCCATCCTCACGCCGCAGCCGACGCGACCGGACCACTGGACGTCGGCCTTCGCCCCGAACACCGATCAGGCCGCCTTCGTGTGGATGTTGATCTTGTCCTGGTTCCTGTAATTGTCACTGACACCTTCAACCGGCCAGTCACCGGTCTGAGCAAGGACAGCTTCGAGCTCCTTGACGATGGCCAAAAACAGAATATTCACTTCTTCTCATTGGAAGATGGTCCTGTGTCTGTCGCCCTGGTCTTGGACATCAGCAACAGCATGGTCAACAGGGTGGCCGTTGAGCGAGAAGCGCTGGCGAAATTCTTCCAAAACGCGAATCCCGACGATGAATATTTCGCTATTGGCGTCTCCACTAGTCCGGTACTGCTCGCCGACTCCACACAGTCGATTGGAGATATCCAAGCTCAGCTCACGCTACTGCAGCCTTCCGGGTATACGGCTTTGCTCGATTCCATTTATTTCGCTTTGAACAAACTGCACTCCGCTCGCTATCCGCGAAAGGTCATTTTGATCATCTCCGACGGCGGCGAAAACGACAGCCGCTTCAAATTTCGGGAAATCAAGAGTCTGGCCGAAGAATCTGACGTCACCGTCTATGCCATTCGGCCGGTGGACGCCATACCAATGTTCCGCACTATCGAAGAAAAATGGGGAAATCGACTCCTGTCAGGAATCACCGACGCCACGGGCGGACGCACTGTATCGCTGTCGTACAACGACAACATTCCCGGCGCTGCCGCGGCGATCAGCGCTGAGCTCCGGAATCAATACGTGCTCGGATACCATCCAACTGAAAAGTCCAACGCTGGTAGGCCTCATAAAATCAAGGTCCGAATGACGAAGGAGCACGATTCCTCGGCCCTTCATCTGCAATACAGAAAACAATATTCGACGCGTTGA
- a CDS encoding LPXTG cell wall anchor domain-containing protein — translation MKLLWRLLLSRPAVAAAAFVALTTAATAQVKTTTNTTDATPTKEVKVDRGIVERVSGNDIWVKMEDGSVRHAHVPDSARATVDGQEIGVHDLKPGMKLERTITTTTTPRTVTTVQTVTGKVWHVAPPKTVILTLENGQNQSFTVPDGQKFKIDGQETDVWHLKKGMTVSATKVVEAPETVVEHERQITGSSPPPLPPLPSDMPVLIARATPVPAPAAAPSPAETPTELPKTGSPVSLIGLLGLLFSGASLLVRFTRH, via the coding sequence ATGAAATTGCTTTGGAGATTATTGCTGAGCCGCCCGGCCGTAGCAGCCGCTGCTTTTGTGGCGCTGACGACCGCCGCGACGGCACAAGTGAAAACAACAACAAATACCACTGACGCGACACCGACCAAGGAAGTCAAGGTGGATCGTGGGATCGTCGAGCGCGTCTCTGGCAATGATATCTGGGTGAAGATGGAAGACGGCAGTGTTCGCCACGCTCATGTTCCAGATAGCGCCAGAGCGACGGTCGACGGCCAGGAAATCGGTGTGCACGACTTGAAGCCCGGAATGAAACTCGAACGCACAATCACCACCACTACCACACCGCGGACGGTGACTACCGTGCAAACTGTAACCGGCAAGGTTTGGCACGTGGCTCCGCCAAAGACCGTGATCCTGACTCTTGAAAACGGACAAAATCAGTCTTTCACAGTTCCAGATGGTCAGAAGTTCAAGATTGACGGGCAAGAGACAGACGTCTGGCATCTTAAAAAAGGAATGACTGTTTCAGCAACGAAAGTTGTTGAAGCTCCGGAGACTGTTGTGGAACACGAGCGGCAAATCACGGGATCTTCGCCGCCGCCTCTGCCACCGCTCCCATCTGATATGCCAGTGCTGATTGCTCGCGCTACGCCTGTACCGGCGCCGGCGGCAGCGCCGAGCCCGGCCGAAACTCCCACTGAACTTCCCAAGACCGGCAGTCCAGTATCCCTGATCGGCTTGCTCGGATTGTTGTTCTCGGGAGCATCGCTGCTCGTGCGATTCACACGACATTAA
- a CDS encoding DUF3300 domain-containing protein, with product MKIAHELIRKMLTLVCIALIVPGETVMTWAQDAGQQQAKIPPDQLDSLVAPIALYSDPLLAQTLAASTYPLEIIQLQQWLEKNKSLKDKQLADAVKKQDWDASVQAMAAFPDLVKQLSDNIKWTTDLGNAFLAQQSDVMDAVQRMRVKAKDNGNLKSSDQQKVETKVIENKSVVVIEPSSPEVIYVPSYNPTVVYGAPAYPYPPIAYPPPGYYAAGMALSFGVGVAMGAAWGGCCGWNAGWGGNNNVYINNNNNFVNNSNRNYNRQNVNNRQTVNRGNGNTWQHNPQHRGGAPYSNSQLANKYGGTARGSSTAARQASARQNIQRSGGRPQTGTADRGGFGAQNSFRDGGGSGRASAGTTGRANGGANLSGGDRVGNRSVSSSGSSRGSGAFGGSSGMSGNSARASSQRGASSLSGGRSGGSSFGGSRGSRGGGRRR from the coding sequence ATGAAGATAGCCCACGAACTCATTCGCAAAATGCTGACTTTGGTTTGCATCGCGTTGATAGTCCCTGGGGAAACAGTTATGACGTGGGCGCAGGATGCAGGACAACAACAGGCCAAAATCCCCCCAGATCAGCTTGACTCGCTGGTTGCTCCTATCGCTCTCTACTCAGACCCCTTACTCGCGCAAACGCTCGCCGCTTCTACATATCCGTTGGAAATTATCCAGCTTCAGCAATGGCTGGAAAAGAATAAGTCTCTTAAAGATAAACAATTGGCAGATGCCGTTAAAAAGCAGGATTGGGACGCTAGTGTTCAGGCCATGGCCGCTTTTCCCGATCTGGTCAAACAACTTTCTGACAATATCAAATGGACAACGGATTTAGGCAATGCATTTCTGGCACAGCAGAGCGATGTAATGGACGCGGTTCAGCGCATGCGTGTTAAAGCAAAAGACAATGGAAACTTGAAATCCAGTGATCAACAAAAAGTTGAGACCAAGGTTATCGAGAACAAGAGCGTCGTGGTGATTGAACCTTCCAGTCCGGAAGTCATTTATGTCCCCAGTTACAATCCAACCGTCGTTTATGGAGCCCCGGCTTATCCTTATCCACCGATTGCTTATCCGCCACCTGGTTATTACGCCGCCGGCATGGCGCTTTCGTTCGGAGTCGGCGTTGCGATGGGAGCAGCCTGGGGAGGGTGCTGTGGCTGGAATGCTGGATGGGGTGGAAATAACAACGTCTACATCAATAACAATAACAATTTCGTAAATAACTCAAATCGAAACTACAACCGACAAAACGTCAATAACAGGCAAACCGTGAATCGTGGCAATGGCAACACATGGCAACACAATCCACAACATCGCGGCGGAGCACCGTACTCCAATAGCCAGCTTGCAAATAAGTACGGCGGCACTGCGAGGGGTTCCTCGACAGCAGCGCGCCAGGCCAGCGCTCGCCAGAATATTCAGCGTTCAGGTGGTCGCCCGCAAACGGGCACGGCAGACCGAGGCGGGTTCGGAGCGCAGAACAGTTTCCGAGATGGCGGCGGAAGTGGGAGAGCATCTGCAGGCACCACGGGTCGAGCGAACGGGGGAGCAAATTTGAGCGGTGGCGATCGAGTCGGGAATAGAAGTGTCTCATCATCTGGAAGTTCGCGGGGCTCTGGAGCATTCGGCGGCTCCAGCGGTATGAGCGGCAACTCAGCGCGGGCAAGCAGTCAGCGCGGCGCTTCGAGCCTCAGCGGTGGCAGATCTGGAGGCAGCAGCTTTGGCGGCAGTCGAGGTAGCAGAGGCGGCGGTCGACGTCGGTAA